A portion of the Vreelandella subglaciescola genome contains these proteins:
- the nadS gene encoding NadS family protein, with the protein MKAIRATLHVSQAEFAHAMGTSGDTIKSWETRRRNPTGLAAKVLATLRDNPALFKELASH; encoded by the coding sequence GTGAAGGCAATCCGGGCAACGCTGCATGTCTCACAAGCCGAATTTGCGCATGCCATGGGAACCAGCGGTGATACTATCAAAAGCTGGGAAACCAGGCGTCGCAACCCCACCGGACTGGCGGCGAAGGTGCTCGCTACCCTGCGAGATAATCCGGCGCTTTTTAAGGAACTGGCCTCCCATTAA
- a CDS encoding O-antigen ligase family protein, producing MLTRLNSVWVFAFVALLIVVPLSYAVVPLLAAATLLVGLALTLCRADWRRLDRDDGLLCLVLLAYGGLWLLDVWRTGHWPVGEGNQGVLLPLWPLLAAALLVGLRLHSPSPRVLWWAVSCGALGAGSIALYERLVLGQARASNGMNAIPFGDLALLLGALSLLAALWSQSQSRSRHRGLLACASLGALAGLLGSLLSGTRGGWIAAPLLLLLVYRAARRLVPTGMRRGIAAGVMALLLAMILLPQSGVMERVNQAANSLQQYSQGESRGTSVGLRLEMWRAGGILFIERPLTGWGEGRLEAARDALVEQGILHPGISRYDQLHSDMIDTAARRGLVGLTVLLLLYGVPLWLFWRRQAGSGADPTVSVLATAGMMVPIAFIDFGLTQSMLRDVRGLSGYLGLCVVCWAALRQAEEQSVY from the coding sequence ATGTTGACGCGTTTAAACAGCGTCTGGGTGTTCGCCTTTGTGGCGCTGCTGATTGTGGTGCCTTTAAGCTATGCCGTGGTGCCGTTGCTGGCGGCGGCAACGCTGCTGGTGGGCCTGGCCCTGACATTGTGTAGGGCAGACTGGCGGCGGCTCGACCGCGACGATGGGCTGCTGTGCCTTGTGCTGCTGGCCTATGGCGGGCTGTGGCTGCTGGATGTGTGGCGCACGGGGCACTGGCCGGTGGGCGAAGGCAACCAGGGCGTACTGCTACCGCTGTGGCCCTTGCTGGCGGCGGCGCTGTTGGTCGGGTTACGCCTTCACTCGCCAAGCCCGCGGGTGCTGTGGTGGGCGGTAAGCTGCGGTGCGCTTGGTGCAGGCAGCATTGCGCTTTACGAGCGGCTGGTGCTGGGGCAAGCGCGTGCCAGCAACGGCATGAATGCCATTCCCTTCGGTGATCTTGCACTACTGTTGGGGGCGCTCTCGCTATTGGCGGCGCTGTGGAGCCAGAGCCAGAGCAGATCGCGCCATCGCGGCCTATTGGCCTGCGCATCGCTGGGGGCCTTGGCCGGTCTGCTGGGGTCGTTGCTTTCGGGAACACGGGGCGGCTGGATCGCAGCGCCGCTGTTGTTGCTGCTGGTGTATCGGGCGGCGCGCCGCCTGGTACCCACTGGCATGCGGCGCGGCATTGCCGCTGGGGTCATGGCGCTACTGCTGGCCATGATTCTGTTGCCGCAGAGCGGGGTGATGGAGCGGGTTAATCAGGCGGCCAACAGCCTTCAGCAGTATTCGCAGGGTGAGTCGCGCGGGACCTCGGTGGGCCTGAGGCTCGAGATGTGGCGAGCCGGTGGCATTTTGTTTATCGAGCGGCCGCTGACCGGCTGGGGAGAAGGCCGCCTAGAGGCGGCGCGCGATGCGCTGGTCGAGCAGGGGATTCTCCACCCGGGCATCAGCCGCTACGACCAGCTGCACAGTGACATGATCGACACGGCGGCGCGACGCGGACTGGTGGGCTTGACCGTGCTGCTACTGCTCTACGGCGTGCCGCTGTGGCTGTTCTGGCGGCGGCAGGCGGGCTCAGGCGCCGACCCGACGGTAAGCGTGCTGGCGACGGCCGGTATGATGGTACCCATCGCCTTCATCGACTTCGGCCTGACCCAGTCGATGCTGCGCGACGTGCGTGGCCTAAGCGGCTACCTTGGCCTGTGCGTGGTGTGTTGGGCAGCGCTGCGGCAAGCCGAGGAGCAGAGTGTCTACTAG
- a CDS encoding putative quinol monooxygenase, whose protein sequence is MYCIIVQTQLKPGKREAFLRAMLPNAEASVREEPGCYVFDVLEDQDNPDLFHLYEIYASKEALAEHKTTEHYKASRAVVTELIAEQNVIKADVLAANHASKR, encoded by the coding sequence ATGTACTGCATTATTGTCCAAACCCAGCTCAAGCCCGGCAAGCGCGAGGCCTTTTTGCGCGCTATGCTGCCCAACGCTGAAGCCTCGGTGCGCGAAGAGCCGGGCTGCTACGTGTTCGACGTGCTGGAGGACCAGGACAACCCAGACCTGTTCCACCTTTACGAAATCTACGCCAGCAAGGAGGCGCTTGCCGAGCACAAGACCACCGAGCACTACAAGGCAAGCCGCGCCGTGGTCACCGAGCTGATCGCCGAGCAAAACGTTATCAAGGCCGACGTGCTGGCGGCCAACCACGCTTCCAAGCGCTAG
- a CDS encoding VOC family protein, producing the protein MQRPPAFNGMRHIALQVQDLEASERFYTEILGMSLLRRAHENLVYLTLGNDNFSLARAKEDTGGDPQRLDHFGFIVDNKEDVDVWYDYLVAQGIKVSREPHDHGDGGRSFYCLDPDGNSVQPLYHPSVSGQTFS; encoded by the coding sequence ATGCAACGCCCACCCGCCTTTAACGGCATGCGCCATATCGCCCTGCAGGTTCAGGATCTGGAAGCCAGCGAGCGCTTCTACACCGAGATTCTAGGCATGTCGCTTTTGCGCCGCGCCCACGAGAACCTCGTCTACCTGACGCTGGGCAACGACAACTTCTCGCTGGCCCGCGCCAAAGAAGATACCGGCGGCGACCCGCAGCGTCTGGACCACTTCGGCTTTATTGTCGATAACAAGGAAGACGTCGACGTCTGGTACGACTACCTCGTCGCCCAGGGCATCAAGGTATCCCGTGAGCCCCACGACCACGGCGACGGCGGCCGCAGCTTCTACTGCCTCGACCCCGACGGCAACAGCGTCCAGCCGCTGTACCACCCCAGCGTCTCCGGCCAAACGTTCAGCTAA